The Elaeis guineensis isolate ETL-2024a chromosome 12, EG11, whole genome shotgun sequence sequence ccaatcctgttggtgcaaaaatctaccggcgtcggagaagctggagtcgatggagtcacggtcgccgtcgggacctgcaaagaaagtctaaaccggaggtgggggtgcttcggcaagaccctccgacgctcaagtcaattctctgcctcaacaagaatggagtgctcgaacgaaaattttagcagagtttcgaaatagagattagagcttaaagaataacatatctgggggtccctttttataagcggagggcgtaacagatcgacagcgacgtctgtaaccgcccggtagtgggccattcgggaccatgaggagtttgttatggagagtagtagagtggagtcgtggccatcgccgtggcctgccatgtggagaCTGCtgtagagagtggagtgatgtccgttgtcgtgacttgccggagcatgatggagccacgcgggatctgctataggaagtggagcagagtcgcggccattactgtggcctgtcagggagtccaggcctgtcggtcgaagctcggttagggtgtttggtggagaggggtagctctctgcctgagaggagctcggatgttgctggcgagctttctaccattgggtgcctaggGTGCTAGTACTACAGGCGAAGGTCATCCGCTGTAGAatctcggtcaggggctttctgctaGAGGGGTTCAACTGTTGGGGCCCGtgcgttgtaggagttcgtccagaatctgcccgctacagaagttcgatcggagtctgattcccgtagaagtctggatggggatcatttgttgaggaagctcggccgaatcctgcctgcaatagaggtccggaagaaattcattcacaagggaagctcgggtggaggcttatagTAGGAATCCagcacggaccgctcgtagtagaaatttgaagtagatcgcttgtagcagaagctcggtgtaaATCGCTTGTAGCAAAAGCTCagtgtagatcgcttgtagcagaagctcggtgtagatcgcttgtggtgggggctcggagtccggcccttgtaagaatttggatgaggtctatctgcaatgggagctcagggctgaagtccgactctcgtaagagctcgaacgaagtctgcctgcagtaggagttcggagaaggagtccggctcccgtaggaacccggatgaaacccagaaggcggtcgaccgtcgtagaaacttggatggagcccgtccgtcatggagatctgctgttgggaaagttcggccactagCGAACTGAcatagttctggaagaaattcagattggagtcgatcgagtcctgtcggaaaagatccggaaggggttcggagaacggttgacccttgtaggaggtcggccaatagtagaatccagagagcactaggagcagcctgatggacaaccgaagaagcttatcgtcgGAGAAGCCCgaaagatgcggcaggagttcgtccatcggcagaacttgagaatgttgcggaagctcgaccgtcggagaggttcgaaaagatgtcgcccaaggtcggacgccGGCAGAGTTCTGAGAGGGTCACTCCCGGCacgaacttcgatcggggggtattttatacccaacaataagtaTCACATACTTGAATTAAAATCAAATGTTATCAAGATTAATACAAACTAGAACACTCTTTTCACTATAAGGATAAactttacagcaggataaccttatttcagtttatatgatcagatctataactaattttagatcttagacatcaaatatcagatctaataaaattaaattttaaattttaagagcataaaaaatcatatcatgcgacctaggctctgataccaattgaagaaaaattaAGCAATACCATACatgtatttctaaaattttttataacggaggcattagattaaactatttactctaacatgcatgagatctaatctagactatctatctaggatctataatatgattaaTATGTATTTAAAATCTATAATTAATCAGAActtgcatcgatcatatcgatgccctagatcagatctaaccgttagatctgaTCTAGTCCTGATTTAATAAGAACAAAACTCATTATCTTTGCACGAGTCAATGAACACTGCTGCTAATTATATGAATCTAAGGCTTCGCTGGTCTCTCACAATCGCACAGGATATTCGACCTctacgaatcatccacacgaagccctcgtaCCGATCTAATCTTTCAGGACTGCTAGATCGCACGAAGATCGCTTCTGATGGCTGATTTAATTTGATCTTCTTCTAGAATCATCTCAGACCCTTCCGAGGTTGAAGATGGATTAATGGAGGTTGTGGGACATtggaaaaaaatcagagaaaacacCTTTTCTCTGATCTAAACCATCTCTCCCAAAAATTATTCAACACCAATGCTAAACTCTTATCAGAGAAGAGACGGTCTCTTCTAATCACACGCTAAATCAATGGCAACCCACCCCAGATCCTCATGCCCCCAAATAAGGTTCGGCCCCTCTTTCTTTCAGATATCTCATGGTGAGAAAAACGCTAGGTTTTTGTTACACAAAAACAAAAGGAAGTTATAGAGTGGCCGGCCAAGGGGTTTAAGGATAAGGAACTAGAATTTGGGATCAAATTGAATTCAAAGTTCAACTTAATTCAAACTCAAATAAACCAATTTGCCCATAAATCTTTTCCATGGTGAGAAACAAGTTTTTCTCATGGACTTTTGGAAGGTCTTTCTTCTCATGTTGTCGCACAAAACAAGAGATAGAAAGAAGGTGGGCAATCAAGTGGATAAGAGGGAGATAGGATCAGTTagggtttgaattcaaatcctaTTCGAATTCAAACTTCAACCAATCAAATCCCTATCAGGTTGGGCGACAATGGAGAGGCTTGGCGTGGTGATTTCTCAAGCACAAACAAGCTTTGTGCGATAAGAATTATCATGGAGAAAAGAAGGTAGTGCAAGAGAGTTCAAATacttaaaatttgaattcaattttaaattcaaaattcaaattgatttcaaattcaaatcaaatttgatctaatcaaactctaTCTGATAAAAAGTGAGTGAACACAATCTAACTTgatcctaactcaattagaaattaactagatccaagtcctaatcaaatcagggcctAATCTCCCTAAGCGATTAAGTCATTCCACAACCTAATCGGATttgacctaattaaatctaattcaattagacttagccTAGACtttaatatttaatcaaattgaattaatcaacaatctaattgtTGACTAATTCCTTCTGAGTATCACTTACTCTCAGTGAATCAATTTATTACAACTattgcacaggattaatcatcaattgtattgataattttatcctcgaataatttttaatcatcgatcagccatatgatcggagAGGTATTTCTTAtgtatatgacctcataggttcgaacctaagtcggtagcgcaagaataatttctgtaccaatcgaagtaaccatctagtaatagaatccgacatccagataggccaAATGTGTGCAAAGCAACGctcagaacctactgacgtatggttatcgtataattcatctctttgatcctaatgctcaaggtgatctaggatttaactgtcaaccctggaatAGTCAATCACATtgcatttcaaccttttaaatccatcacatggattattctgaccaagattttactgaattgaaatacattgatgcattaactcctacttatttggaggggtcaatcctattttgactcacacaccaactactacaaatacttgactgtgcccataagccttctgtcactgaattaaaaattcagatagtccgatactaaagtacagtgagttgcttgtaagtcaccgcaATGATCTCATGTTGAAGGGATATTTATgcccatatcccttcagagtaaCTCTTAACAGtggagtgctccagagttggtcacgtttaatgagatatactcctacatctcacttgtatgtcatatcagtgtctccacacttcttagttaagaggacaaccaacctatatagcacacaacaatctatacttggtatagctatcatcctaataatagcatatcgtttagtCGCGAACACatataaggactaaacgataaattctcctttatcgattctaaataatcttaaggactttatcacaatacaagagCTCATAAAGGAAGATGTACAACTAGTGATAAAAagataccaaataatttttattaattaaaattcatatatatttataaatatgaactcaaccgtcaacaaactgatgattaattttgggacacaatttccaacggGATCAATACAACCAGCTCAATTAGGCTGGGCTAAGTCTCTTTGCATTAGAGTGGCCGGCCCAAACAGATATTATTTTCTCTCAGACTGGCCCACTCCAATAGATCTctagatttttataaatataagcttAATCTAGTTTAATTTAGTTTGTTATCTTGGCCCAATCCATAAATTTCATGAAATTTAGACCCAGACGTCCAAACAGGTCCTGAACTCTTTTCGGGAAGATGAGGGAACAAAATTAAGTATTAATTGATTTGCTTTTCTATTTTGGGTGGTTCAGTAGGTTGTCGCTGTTGTACATCAATTGGCCGTAGTTGGCTTGTAGATAGTTATTGAGTAATAAGAGCCTGCCGTCAAAACGTTCTCAATTCTGAGACTGGGAAgtgggaacccggctcccgcaaAGCAAATCACTACTTTCTTTTAGGCAATGCTGCTTGCAAGAAAGGATGTTTAGTATCAAAATATAGAATCTACCAATGAAGGGCCTATTAAGATCAGATTGTGCAAACCACGTCATCCACTAGGCTTTATGATTTTTATCATCCAGATCTTTGCTGATATGCCTATGGCCTATGTAATGATCAAACGATGATACCATGCAGAGCGCCATTCGGACCGAAGTCCAATGGGGGCTCAGGTTGATTGCATTGCTTAGAATCATCTAAGGATGCAAATCGGCAAGGCAGATGTCATTCACGAAGAACCATCGAGTCCGATGTATAGCTCCACCGTGCAGTGGAAGGCCATCCACATGCACTAAAGTGCTGGGAACCAAACCACATCTGCTTAACAATACACCTGCCTTCCCATTTTACCAATCATTATACTTATATTTCCTTCACTCATAAACAAAATCTTATTCATGATAGTACTTGCAATCACACATTCATTCAATATTCCAACCATTCTCCTTGATATTTTATCAAGTACATATCCCTTTTATGGCAATCTTGCAAGGCATTAACCATTTTCAATTCATTTAAATAAAAACTGTAAGCACTTGTTGCAGTTACATAAGCAAGAAAATTTGGATGGCTGCAGCCAATTTTAAACCAATTCTACGAAATAAATCATTCTTTGTAATGATAGTGGGATTCCTTCCTGACAAAGGTCTGAAAAAATTTCCGTCACACAAACTCAAGTAACCATTTTTAAGCCATTTTACCTCCTGTTAAATCTGTTTCTGCCACCACCATGTCCCTTCCCACGACCCCCTCCATCTCTTCTGCCGAAGCCGCCATGACCACCTCTACCGCCAGAGGATCTGCCACCACCAAACCTGCCGCGTCCTGTGTTAGTGTTACCACCTCTTGACTGATCTTTAGCTTGCAAAGGAGGCAAGCTTTTCAAGACCTCAATGGTCACCATGTTAGCATTTTCTTGACCTGAACACAAAAAGATACATCAGAAATCTTGTGAGTTCCTATTTGGGCTAGCATGTTATGTTATTTTGGTATAAATCCAAGTATACGTAAGGAGTGATGTATTGCAAAATAGCTTGCACTACCAATATCCAAGCTCCAGATGCCAGCATATCAACAATGGCAAAGCCTGAATTGCAAATTGTTTTAGAATCCCAACGATTCGTTTATTGAGATCAATTATGTATTACTTgactgatatattttattttggtaGTTTACTTGAATGATTATGTGCACGTACCAGTATTGatttttctaacaaccacctagaCCAAACTTTGCCAAGAAGAGCCTATGACCAGGTAGTTCATATGTTGGCACCCAGTACCAAAAGCAATAAATAAAAGAAAGTTTCATTTTTCAATTCATTCCAATGATTTGGTAGCACTAGTAACATTGAAATAAGAGATCTTTTCTAAATAGCACATTTGATATACCTTCAATGAATGCATCAACATGATCAGCAGGCACATCAAACACCGCCCCCGTTCCATCAGCTGTAAGAGAAAGGCCCTTCACCCCTTCAATCTTTTCATCAGGCATGAATCTTCTCAAGATACTAAACGCTAACCTGAGATAGCGATCAGAGCAAGCAGAATTAGATAAGGATCACCAATAAAGCAAATTTTCTATGAATTGATTATGGATCCATCATGTTGTTAACCATTATTCATGCTTTTAGCAAGGAAATTAATTCCATTTAGTGCTCTCAACTGGTGATTTTAGGAAAGTATAATATTGGACCTTAAACAAAGCAGCAGCAACCAACACAAGCTTAAACCTGTAATTCATGGGATTCAAGCTCTATACTTACGATGGAGAATAGATAGTCTTTCCTGCCTGAAGAAGTAGAGTTACATAGTTCTCCATAGAAGAAAGCAGTGATCTCTTCTTTATGTCAGTGTATCCCTTGAGGTAGAGCAAACAAAAGAAACTTATTATAATGGTTGGAGGATTTTAGAATGCAACGCCAAAAGCACTAAAGAGAATATAACAATATTTCTTACTGCAGCCTTTGCTAGTGCTTTTGCAAGTAAATCAACAGCTGACAAGCCAGAGGAGCTCAAAAGTTGCTCTGCTTGTGACCGGAAAACTGGAACAACGCTGCAAAAACCATGCGTACACATTGAGGGAACACTCAATGTAAATTTATTGCAAGCAATTTTCTCTAAAAATGTACCACAAGCATACCTGTCAGAGACATTTGAGATAGAATCAGCTGCTTCAGAACCCGCTGATTCAGCAACATCAGCAGGTTGAGGTGCAGAGATGTGCTCAAATTTGACACCCGATTCTCTTTCTAATCTAGAAATGCTATATGAATATCTAGGCTCATATAATAATATAGAAACTCCAGTATTGCCTGAAAGTAACTTCCATCTGTTAGCaactcatcaaactccaaaaATCATTATTCAAATCAAAAGTTATATTTAAAAATACCAGCCCTCCCAGTACGTCCTGATCGATGGATGTATGATTCAACATCACGTGGGGGCTCACACTGGGAAATGTAAACAAAGTAATTAGCACCTGGCTAATTCATGCCAGTACCTTTTATTATGAAGGTTAAAACTTATAGATCAGCAACCATCATGACATGTTTCCAAGATATAAATGCATACCTGAATAATCAGCTGCACATCCTGGATGTCCAAGCCACGTGCTGCCACATTTGTAGCCACCAAAACCAAAAACCTACCTGACCTAAATCCAGCGAGTATGACCTGAATACAATCAACTCCTACTAATTATAAAGAAACACACTGCTCATAAACAATTGCAATAACTAACGTAAGTGGTGAAATTTAGGTGCCTTATATGCATTCAGCCTAAACCCAGGTGAAGCATACTTTCTATATCACCATTGATACATACTTCCCGCTGAGCTTGCATTATGTCTCCGTGCAAAGCCCTTGATCCAGGTAACAGTCCAGCAAGTTCGGATGCAGAATCCTTTGTCTCGGTGAAGATAATGGTACGGCCTCCACTGAGTAAGGACAATTTGACATTAAAACCATTTAGAAAATAGAAAGCAGAGGACTGCAACAGTGAAGTTATGATCCCAAAAGGTACAAACCGGCTATAACAGCGAATAATATCAGGAATAAGATGTGCTCTTGCTTGACGTGTACAGGGAAGAACAAGATGTTTAACACTAGCACTAGCCTTCAGCTTCTCATTGCCAACAAGATCAGCAGTTTTCTTATCAGGTTTTAGAAACCTTGCAGAGATCTGGCAATGTGAACAAACACAACAAAATGTCAGAAAAGAGATGTATGAATGCACTTTATCCTTGGATTTCTCAAAAGCAACAGACAAACAGACCTTCTTCACCCAGTCCGGCAGGGTAGCACTAAAAAGAAGTGTTTGGACTTTACTGACATTCTCAACCTTACCTACATGAGGTAGAAGAAAAAACCTCCAATTAATATTAGCtgcatataattaatttttactcATGCAGTTACTCATTGCCCATACTCACCTCTACCAAATTATATGCAGGGTATAAGATATACCTATAGAGAATGAAATAAAGTAGGGCCTTACTTTAAAACCAAAAATCATCTTGGTGTGAAAAATAGCCGACTCTAACGTTCATATATTCTATAACAAGCATTTGGATAGGACCATATGATTGAAGTGACATTCTTCATCAAATTGAATATTATTTCCATTAAATTGTCCAGATGCATATAAAACTATAATAGTATTTTATCTTAGCATACAACTAGATTAAGTTTTATTCAGTGCTTCAAATGTGCTTctaaaactagggaagaaaagaaTATAACATCATCCATTAATATTTCATTTTTGATGCAGTACAAAGCCTTTATGTTATACTAAGATAGATGCTGACGATGCACCATACTGACACCGGTAAATAAGTACATGCAAATGCATGTGATCaataaacaaaaaacaaaaaatgtGAAGgccataaaacaaaacaaaatgcATATTTATAAATTGCACTATCTTAACAGGAAATACAAATGATCTTGTGGACTGATGTCATTGAAATATATGGAACTTTCTTCTGCTTGCGAGTAATCTGATGCCCCCATTGAATTTACCTCATCAATTTTTGCTACTTTTCTCTCCTTATCCCCCTCCCAATCTTTGTTGCAGCAGAAATCTAATTTTTACCAGAGATCATCTAGGACTTTGAGATTTACAAGTAGAGAATAATTAACTTTGAATGAACCATCAAGGGCTCATATTATATAGCATTTTGAGCACTATTCTCAAAGATTACTGCATAGTTTCATGCATTGTCATGAGGGATGAAAAGCCCTGAGACGATACTAAGGAGCAAATCCAATCAGTTACAGTGTTCTCATATTGTTTGATATGGAGTTTTCCTTAGTCAGATAACAGCGAGCAAATTTGGAAGGCAAAGCATTGTAAAGTTTCCACTTAGACTCAGCTCACCCCCTGGATAATCCTTGCATCGCAATAGCAAAGCAAGGAATAAACACTAAGAAAGTTCTTAGAAAAAACTCAAATTCTCCGAAAGACAACTGGGAGGATTCAGCAGTTTGTGATTGGAACAAGTTTGGATCACAATGTATTTCCAATAAGATCTATTGCACCGAATTCCTGAATGTATAGGAGGCACTGTTCACAAGGGTGTTGGATTGTTATCAGTGCCCCCAATCCCCTGTTGAGACGGATATTGTGATCATGATACCTTGCAATCTAAACAGTTTCCTTTATGATTTAGGTTGGACATATGCAACCGAAAGATGTAAAAAATGCATTAAAATACTATACGTGAAAATCACACAACCAAAAATCCTATAAGACCTCTTTCCTTTCAGCTTGTCTAATTCTGCTACCAGATTTGATCCATCCTAATTGAATTTTTGTATGAAAATATCAATTGTCTTTTGATTGTTATGATTTTATTTCCATGATGTTTTCATCTTGGCTATGCTATGAAACCCACCCAATCGACATCTATCGCCTAGTCCTTAAGGGTCCATTAAAGGAGAATTGTTTCCCACCTCCAAGTTTTATCATGAGGTTGGATCAAAGACAGAGGCTATTGATCAATGCCTGATAAATAGATCATTCAGGATTTTTTGGTTAGGATAAGTCACAGGAACAGTTTTTTCAAACCCAAAACCCTAAGGAGAAAATATATAAAaggcaagggaaggaagaaaccTTGGGCTTCATAACAAAACCGCTTGTATGGCTAGACACTGTAAGGTTCCATGTCAGTTTGAAACTTTGACTTATTTTGGTTTATACGGGCCATAGTTATGTAGAAATCTACAAACTTTTTGCCTATGAAGCACATATGGAAcctttttttgttttaaaatcATAGAACTAAATCAAATGGTTAGGATACACTGGTACAAATCAAACAGCCACAAATGCTTATGGACATAAATGTCATTCAGAACTAAATCAAATGGTTAGGATACACTGGTACAAATCAAACAGCCACAAATGCTTATGGACATAAATGTCATTCATGCTTCTATATACAGTACAGatcaaaattcatcaaaatattgGTCCTACTGATTACCTACCATCACATCATATAATCTTTTGGCAGAAATAGGTTTGTCTATTAGTAACAATTGACTCAACTTGCCTACAATCGAGTCAATTAACCTATCATAAAAGTGTCAGCCTACAAGCTGatcagaaagaagaagaagaagaagaagaaaacttaAATAACAGGTATACAAGCTGTGAAGAGAGAAATCTTACTTAGAATTAGCTCAACATCATCAACAAAGCCCATATTCAACATTTCATCAGCTTCATCAAGGACacgaaatttcaaaaattttagatcaagagtTCCCCTCTCTAAATGATCCTGTAAAGGGTAAGCATTACATGTGATTAATATTCAAAGTAGTTAGTGTGACAAAATAAGCTCAAAACCTAAATGAGCCACACAAATTTTGTAAGAACAAAATACGATTACCTTTACCCGCCCAGGCGTTCCAACCACTATATCAACTCCTCGTTTCAGAGAAAGCTCCTGAGCACGATAAGGAGATCCTCCATATAAACAGCATGAAGATAATCCCACTGCCCCACCATAAACCTCAAAGTCCGCATATACCTGAAAGTGTAAAAATGTGAAACAGTTGCCTGACACCAAGAAAGAT is a genomic window containing:
- the LOC105054707 gene encoding DEAD-box ATP-dependent RNA helicase 7, encoding MPSLLLSSPSELDELKKSKKKSKKAESMAAELDQNGFLVEEKKGKKKKHKKLESDDGEIDSHDGEGSDKKKSQKKRKASDEETSETSSDGTDPVLDRKVAAVNGSALKKPRLMKEDEEGEVIASREEAGAAKPNPNAVSKFRISEVLREKLKSKGIESLFPIQAMTFDLILDGSDLVGRARTGQGKTLAFVLPILESLTNGQHKASRKTGYGRPPSVLVLLPTRELANQVYADFEVYGGAVGLSSCCLYGGSPYRAQELSLKRGVDIVVGTPGRVKDHLERGTLDLKFLKFRVLDEADEMLNMGFVDDVELILSKVENVSKVQTLLFSATLPDWVKKISARFLKPDKKTADLVGNEKLKASASVKHLVLPCTRQARAHLIPDIIRCYSRGGRTIIFTETKDSASELAGLLPGSRALHGDIMQAQREVILAGFRSGRFLVLVATNVAARGLDIQDVQLIIQCEPPRDVESYIHRSGRTGRAGNTGVSILLYEPRYSYSISRLERESGVKFEHISAPQPADVAESAGSEAADSISNVSDSVVPVFRSQAEQLLSSSGLSAVDLLAKALAKAAGYTDIKKRSLLSSMENYVTLLLQAGKTIYSPSLAFSILRRFMPDEKIEGVKGLSLTADGTGAVFDVPADHVDAFIEGQENANMVTIEVLKSLPPLQAKDQSRGGNTNTGRGRFGGGRSSGGRGGHGGFGRRDGGGRGKGHGGGRNRFNRR